The Drosophila mauritiana strain mau12 chromosome 2R, ASM438214v1, whole genome shotgun sequence genome has a segment encoding these proteins:
- the LOC117137637 gene encoding putative uncharacterized protein DDB_G0282133 isoform X1, with product MAQKDITSYLNLERLKKTQKLIRLYRSNECLWNPKSPGFHSGSAKDDAWRRITRRMNCGLTPDQVKLQVLGLRHYYSKELAAIRNSQIEGYSYNPRYSYFEDLHFLGNLEEEDNCAMKEGHFPPNFSEDTFISPLAFLSPCCSETKCGYTFYKMILEPEPPNEEFLEGHKERSTSGNDRWYPTAYCVRCKPEEDEDPCEACELRGQSSRPQFGSKSSLEGRESDSTNPRMSYQHQEQDHSKKFQKRDSNQYLTRKPCSCPSKGNPEKRSSQTQQNGVYVGAHNWDGDESIGNGLRSDGWPGPRLCSQKRGEWKPRYRKVIGEEYRKSCCDSWKRNNNAVCRRLLDQLAKQQNQPGSYSDDGDSVRNRNCSCTKNRRQSGEDQLNVMLLQKKYRDRTSSNNANNPTTDRYSNTQPMSDETYYNTSHPVPNCCYCTYNQVNQEVQRCNIHGCQCIYCNQTVPPAHGNYYQPQHVDQNARNYSRSAPPDAPYDETVYLNDYGRSMYPEQQHVYCINAENVPTDVWAQTQSPDASNNPSQMPMAPLSKSWNQETATRPLQPAKKGSGTAPPPQDPVKTYSSRASALEKHEQSGQNLIPAEQTKSMPEEFQSRIVQKPNDQGERSNVGRRSYGSGNANYNQRRIQNEERSSRDGPDLPDQKKYVCEDDNCPVNKRRQNEKRPSERRSRNDDKVRSNRNSNYEDAPPPRRSKGNADDAKNQKVFQLQTDDSQLMACPAYDRRNPKECPHLKCPSPRHQEERTARNSRNRNSEENNEPTSKSRRSSPLRNAYDEEEQQGPRERSSSHGREDNFRTKRKSNEETKRSKRRSDETCNDETCQFGAFSSRQNKNRSERRTGNSGEREYSRHGNGTNPRSKRRDNEDPCNDDTCPYADSLEINMARTRKHSDRSYSKENDEDGKMARRYRSESSSRRQENDDYEDSAKSYRRESDKYRKPRREAPAENGDPDYDSDYKEYGQRRYRNRYSDNQPEYRTSIEKRNKYSTREDRNSAPRYAERPREDHRTEYKNRNHENTLDDCYCDDFESDEYDANNPYDAHPRRENGNRNRNAPMEYNREESSRRPKRPSKYDNSESEDMPYIKSNGKNTNRNRNTDNVTQKRNPSYSRETDPYNSEDDCFCSDEQISHATQNRSSRSSRNDPRSSGPAKNGKQDRSRRSETIESQRNEARDSDRAPESRPSNRDIQKIKNPNNAYNIDIKNKTHDVGEYSKNDNRDTNHKGIVSPVSDDDCICDLESDPKDPKSTVPEKRNQAGSICINLSTSVEDNGHKTESFGKAKKTAEPTVMVPKSLDASNRLREQKEGKTRLVSTSENQSSSAKKNLRAKTGISPRVQSRSASPVRQAGAPKIQPEPIKRRATTRSPVQNTAKRTMETHAAANSKLPFDLNSAAYFICKLQDEGNNHQYLLVVPKKPIETPDGHRKAPGQESVKQLHCPRQCSGFQSLSWDDSATVTRSQPPLQSQASGGLSILGSFRIPPVLASTALGIIKDHLHRNTVLQNPDAREREAVYLPKRMRRILMTRPISRPRRPVLRPSHKANAPILQENRTLLLTNNPFQNLSFSDHNRDVIVLHPPDPGFRPSKNSFSKGEVEVQHITVPNEDTVVKPMPPTPPTKPKRTSVINP from the exons ATGGCACAGAAGGATATTACGTCGTATTTGAATTTGGAACGATTGAAGAAGACGCAGAAGCTCATCCGACTCTATCGATCGAACGAGTGCCTTTGGAATCCGAAGTCACCTGGTTTCCACAGTGGTTCTGCGAAGGATGACGCCTGGCGACGAATCACCCGGCGGATGAACTGCGGCCTGACTCCTGACCAGGTAAAGCTGCAGGTGCTCGGTCTGCGGCACTACTACTCCAAGGAATTGGCCGCCATCCGAAATAGTCAAATTGAGGGCTATAGTTACAATCCAAGATACTCCTACTTCGAGGACTTGCATTTTTTGGGAAACTTGGAG GAGGAAGATAACTGTGCCATGAAGGAAGGACATTTCCCACCCAATTTTTCTGAGGACACATTCATATCTCCGCTAGCTTTCTTGAGTCCCTGCTGCAGCGAAACCAAGTGCGGGTACACCTTCTACAAAATGATTCTAGAACCTGAGCCACCAAATGAAGAGTTCTTAGAAGGGCATAAGGAAAGATCCACTTCCGGCAATGATCGCTGGTATCCCACTGCGTACTGTGTTCGGTGCAAGCCCGAGGAAGACGAAGATCCTTGTGAAGCATGCGAGCTAAGAGGTCAAAGCAGTCGTCCTCAATTTGGAAGTAAGAGCTCTTTAGAAGGCAGAGAAAGCGACAGTACCAACCCAAGGATGTCTTATCAGCATCAGGAACAGGATCACTCAAAGAAATTCCAAAAACGTGATAGCAACCAGTATCTAACTCGGAAACCATGTTCATGCCCCTCGAAAGGCAATCCAGAAAAGCGTTCATCTCAAACCCAACAAAATGGTGTGTACGTGGGTGCTCACAACTGGGATGGTGACGAGTCCATCGGCAATGGTTTACGTAGCGATGGGTGGCCAGGTCCCAGACTATGTTCCCAAAAACGCGGAGAGTGGAAGCCCAGATACCGTAAAGTAATAGGCGAGGAATATCGGAAGTCGTGCTGCGACAGCTGGAAGCGAAATAACAATGCCGTGTGCCGGAGACTTCTAGACCAGTTGGCCAAGCAACAGAACCAACCCGGCAGTTACTCCGACGATGGAGACTCCGTTCGGAACCGAAACTGCAGCTGTACGAAGAATCGCCGCCAGTCTGGCGAGGATCAGTTAAACGTGATGCTATTGCAGAAGAAGTATAGGGATCGAACTTCGTCGAACAATGCAAACAATCCTACCACCGATCGATACAGCAACACACAACCGATGTCGGATGAAACTTACTATAACACCAGCCATCCAGTTCCAAACTGTTGTTACTGCACTTATAACCAAGTAAATCAAGAAGTTCAGCGCTGCAATATCCATGGATGCCAGTGCATTTACTGCAATCAAACTGTGCCTCCTGCCCACGGTAACTACTACCAACCGCAGCATGTCGATCAGAATGCCAGAAACTATTCTCGATCAGCTCCACCAGACGCTCCATATGATGAAACGGTTTACCTGAATGACTACGGACGATCTATGTATCCGGAGCAACAGCATGTGTACTGCATCAATGCAGAGAATGTGCCCACAGATGTGTGGGCACAGACGCAGTCTCCAGATGCCTCTAATAACCCATCCCAGATGCCCATGGCTCCGCTCTCAAAGTCTTGGAATCAGGAAACGGCAACTCGGCCGCTTCAGCCAGCCAAAAAAGGCAGTGGCACAGCACCGCCACCTCAGGATCCAGTGAAGACATATTCTTCAAGAGCCAGTGCATTAGAAAAGCATGAGCAGTCTGGACAGAATCTTATCCCAGCTGAGCAAACTAAATCGATGCCAGAGGAATTTCAATCAAGGATCGTGCAAAAACCGAATGATCAAGGAGAACGATCTAACGTAGGAAGAAGATCCTACGGATCCGGAAATGCAAATTACAACCAAAGAAGGATTCAAAATGAGGAACGATCTAGCAGGGACGGTCCAGATCTTCCTGACCAAAAGAAATATGTATGTGAAGATGATAATTGCCCAGTTAATAAACGCCGTCAAAACGAGAAGCGTCCTTCAGAAAGGCGATCTCGCAACGATGATAAAGTTCGTAGTAACCGTAATTCCAATTATGAAGATGCACCTCCCCCACGACGAAGCAAAGGTAATGCCGATGACgcaaaaaatcaaaaagttTTCCAACTTCAAACAGATGACTCCCAGTTAATGGCGTGTCCTGCGTATGATCGTCGTAATCCCAAGGAATGTCCCCATTTAAAATGTCCAAGTCCAAGACACCAAGAAGAAAGAACAGCTCGGAACTCAAGAAATCGCAACTCCGAGGAGAATAATGAACCAACCTCAAAGTCTAGGAGGAGCAGTCCTTTAAGAAATGCTTACGATGAAGAAGAGCAGCAGGGTCCCAGGGAAAGATCCAGTAGTCATGGCCGGGAGGATAATTTTAGGACAAAGAGAAAATCAAATGAAGAAACTAAAAGATCGAAAAGAAGATCCGATGAAACCTGCAATGACGAAACGTGTCAATTTGGGGCCTTTTCTTCtaggcaaaataaaaaccgatCCGAACGTCGAACAGGAAATAGTGGGGAAAGGGAGTACTCAAGACACGGCAATGGAACGAATCCTCGTTCCAAAAGAAGAGATAATGAAGATCCGTGCAATGATGACACTTGTCCATATGCCGATTCCTTGGAAATTAATATGGCCAGGACGAGAAAACATAGCGATCGATCTTATTCTAAAGAGAATGACGAGGACGGAAAAATGGCAAGGAGATATAGGAGTGAATCCTCATCAAGAAGGCAGGAAAACGATGATTATGAAGATTCCGCAAAAAGCTATAGAAGAGAAAGCGATAAATATAGGAAACCAAGAAGAGAAGCGCCGGCTGAAAATGGAGATCCTGATTATGATTCAGATTACAAGGAATATGGACAGAGAAGATATAGAAATCGCTATAGTGATAATCAACCTGAATATCGTACTTCTATAGAAAAGCGAAACAAGTATTCCACACGAGAGGACAGAAACTCAGCTCCTAGATATGCTGAAAGACCTCGTGAAGATCACCGAACTGAAtacaaaaacagaaaccatGAAAATACTTTAGACGATTGTTATTGTGACGATTTTGAATCTGATGAATATGATGCCAATAATCCATATGATGCCCATCCTAGAAGGGAGAACGGTAATCGAAACCGAAATGCACCAATGGAGTACAATAGAGAAGAATCTTCTAGAAGACCCAAACGGCCCTCGAAGTATGATAACTCGGAGAGCGAGGATATGCCTTACATTAAGTCAAATGGCAAAAATACTAATCGGAATCGTAATACAGACAATGTCACCCAGAAAAGGAATCCATCCTATTCCAGAGAAACTGATCCGTACAATTCAGAGGATGACTGCTTCTGCAGTGATGAGCAAATCTCCCACGCAACACAAAATAGGAGCTCTCGGTCGAGTAGAAATGATCCCAGGTCATCTGGTCCTGCCAAAAATGGAAAGCAAGATAGATCCAGAAGATCCGAAACTATCGAATCCCAAAGAAATGAAGCAAGGGATAGTGACAGGGCCCCGGAATCTCGTCCTTCGAATAGGgatatacaaaaaataaaaaatcctAATAATGCATACAATATagacattaaaaataaaacgcacGACGTAGGTGAATATTCCAAGAACGACAACAGGGACACCAATCATAAAGGTATCGTGAGCCCAGTCTCTGACGATGATTGTATTTGCGACTTGGAAAGTGATCCAAAAGATCCCAAGTCAACCGTGCCGGAGAAACGAAATCAGGCTGGCAGTATATGCATAAATCTAAGCACATCAGTGGAAGACAATGGACATAAGACGGAGTCATTTGGAAAAGCCAAGAAAACTGCAGAACCAACGGTTATGGTACCCAAATCATTAGATGCCTCCAACAGATTGAGGGAACAAAAGGAGGGCAAGACCAGGCTAGTATCCACCAGTGAAAATCAGTCGTCCTCCGCCAAGAAGAATCTCCGCGCCAAAACTGGAATATCCCCCAGAGTGCAATCGAGATCCGCCAGCCCAGTTCGCCAAGCAGGAGCTCCGAAGATCCAGCCAGAGCCGATCAAGAGACGAGCGACGACTAGAAGTCCTGTCCAGAACACCGCCAAGAGAACCATGGAAACTCATGCAGCTGCCAACAGCAAGTTGCCCTTTGATCTAAATTCTGCCGCCTATTTTATTTGCAAGTTACAGGATGAAGGTAACAACCATCAGTACCTGCTCGTGGTGCCCAAGAAGCCGATTGAAACACCCGATGGCCACCGGAAGGCCCCAGGACAGGAGTCTGTGAAGCAGCTACACTGCCCAAGGCAGTGCTCCGGCTTTCAGAGCTTGTCCTGGGACGATTCGGCGACCGTGACCCGATCCCAGCCACCTCTGCAATCCCAGGCGAGTGGAGGCCTTTCCATACTGGGCTCCTTTAGGATTCCACCAGTGCTGGCCAGCACAGCGCTGGGCATCATCAAGGATCATCTCCATAGGAACACCGTGCTTCAAAATCCAGATGCCAGAGAAAGAGAAGCGGTATATCTACCCAAACGGATGCGTCGCATTCTTATGACCAGGCCGATTTCAAGGCCAAGAAGACCAGTACTTCGTCCATCCCACAAAGCTAATGCTCCCATCCTGCAGGAGAACAGGACCCTGCTGCTCACCAACAATCCCTTTCAAAACCTGAGCTTCAGCGATCACAATCGAGATGTTATTGTCCTGCATCCGCCGGATCCCGGCTTTCGACCCTCGAAAAACTCCTTCAGCAAGGGCGAAGTGGAGGTGCAGCACATCACAGTGCCCAACGAAGACACCGTTGTGAAGCCCATGCCACCCACGCCGCCCACAAAACCCAAAAGGACATCGGTGATCAATCCATAG
- the LOC117137637 gene encoding uncharacterized protein DDB_G0287625 isoform X2 — protein MAQKDITSYLNLERLKKTQKLIRLYRSNECLWNPKSPGFHSGSAKDDAWRRITRRMNCGLTPDQVKLQVLGLRHYYSKELAAIRNSQIEGYSYNPRYSYFEDLHFLGNLEEEDNCAMKEGHFPPNFSEDTFISPLAFLSPCCSETKCGYTFYKMILEPEPPNEEFLEGHKERSTSGNDRWYPTAYCVRCKPEEDEDPCEACELRGQSSRPQFGSKSSLEGRESDSTNPRMSYQHQEQDHSKKFQKRDSNQYLTRKPCSCPSKGNPEKRSSQTQQNGVYVGAHNWDGDESIGNGLRSDGWPGPRLCSQKRGEWKPRYRKVIGEEYRKSCCDSWKRNNNAVCRRLLDQLAKQQNQPGSYSDDGDSVRNRNCSCTKNRRQSGEDQLNVMLLQKKYRDRTSSNNANNPTTDRYSNTQPMSDETYYNTSHPVPNCCYCTYNQVNQEVQRCNIHGCQCIYCNQTVPPAHGNYYQPQHVDQNARNYSRSAPPDAPYDETVYLNDYGRSMYPEQQHVYCINAENVPTDVWAQTQSPDASNNPSQMPMAPLSKSWNQETATRPLQPAKKGSGTAPPPQDPVKTYSSRASALEKHEQSGQNLIPAEQTKSMPEEFQSRIVQKPNDQGERSNVGRRSYGSGNANYNQRRIQNEERSSRDGPDLPDQKKYVCEDDNCPVNKRRQNEKRPSERRSRNDDKVRSNRNSNYEDAPPPRRSKGNADDAKNQKVFQLQTDDSQLMACPAYDRRNPKECPHLKCPSPRHQEERTARNSRNRNSEENNEPTSKSRRSSPLRNAYDEEEQQGPRERSSSHGREDNFRTKRKSNEETKRSKRRSDETCNDETCQFGAFSSRQNKNRSERRTGNSGEREYSRHGNGTNPRSKRRDNEDPCNDDTCPYADSLEINMARTRKHSDRSYSKENDEDGKMARRYRSESSSRRQENDDYEDSAKSYRRESDKYRKPRREAPAENGDPDYDSDYKEYGQRRYRNRYSDNQPEYRTSIEKRNKYSTREDRNSAPRYAERPREDHRTEYKNRNHENTLDDCYCDDFESDEYDANNPYDAHPRRENGNRNRNAPMEYNREESSRRPKRPSKYDNSESEDMPYIKSNGKNTNRNRNTDNVTQKRNPSYSRETDPYNSEDDCFCSDEQISHATQNRSSRSSRNDPRSSGPAKNGKQDRSRRSETIESQRNEARDSDRAPESRPSNRDIQKIKNPNNAYNIDIKNKTHDVGEYSKNDNRDTNHKGIVSPVSDDDCICDLESDPKDPKSTVPEKRNQAGSICINLSTSVEDNGHKTESFGKAKKTAEPTVMVPKSLDASNRLREQKEGKTRLVSTSENQSSSAKKNLRAKTGISPRVQSRSASPVRQAGAPKIQPEPIKRRATTRSPVQNTAKRTMETHAAANR, from the exons ATGGCACAGAAGGATATTACGTCGTATTTGAATTTGGAACGATTGAAGAAGACGCAGAAGCTCATCCGACTCTATCGATCGAACGAGTGCCTTTGGAATCCGAAGTCACCTGGTTTCCACAGTGGTTCTGCGAAGGATGACGCCTGGCGACGAATCACCCGGCGGATGAACTGCGGCCTGACTCCTGACCAGGTAAAGCTGCAGGTGCTCGGTCTGCGGCACTACTACTCCAAGGAATTGGCCGCCATCCGAAATAGTCAAATTGAGGGCTATAGTTACAATCCAAGATACTCCTACTTCGAGGACTTGCATTTTTTGGGAAACTTGGAG GAGGAAGATAACTGTGCCATGAAGGAAGGACATTTCCCACCCAATTTTTCTGAGGACACATTCATATCTCCGCTAGCTTTCTTGAGTCCCTGCTGCAGCGAAACCAAGTGCGGGTACACCTTCTACAAAATGATTCTAGAACCTGAGCCACCAAATGAAGAGTTCTTAGAAGGGCATAAGGAAAGATCCACTTCCGGCAATGATCGCTGGTATCCCACTGCGTACTGTGTTCGGTGCAAGCCCGAGGAAGACGAAGATCCTTGTGAAGCATGCGAGCTAAGAGGTCAAAGCAGTCGTCCTCAATTTGGAAGTAAGAGCTCTTTAGAAGGCAGAGAAAGCGACAGTACCAACCCAAGGATGTCTTATCAGCATCAGGAACAGGATCACTCAAAGAAATTCCAAAAACGTGATAGCAACCAGTATCTAACTCGGAAACCATGTTCATGCCCCTCGAAAGGCAATCCAGAAAAGCGTTCATCTCAAACCCAACAAAATGGTGTGTACGTGGGTGCTCACAACTGGGATGGTGACGAGTCCATCGGCAATGGTTTACGTAGCGATGGGTGGCCAGGTCCCAGACTATGTTCCCAAAAACGCGGAGAGTGGAAGCCCAGATACCGTAAAGTAATAGGCGAGGAATATCGGAAGTCGTGCTGCGACAGCTGGAAGCGAAATAACAATGCCGTGTGCCGGAGACTTCTAGACCAGTTGGCCAAGCAACAGAACCAACCCGGCAGTTACTCCGACGATGGAGACTCCGTTCGGAACCGAAACTGCAGCTGTACGAAGAATCGCCGCCAGTCTGGCGAGGATCAGTTAAACGTGATGCTATTGCAGAAGAAGTATAGGGATCGAACTTCGTCGAACAATGCAAACAATCCTACCACCGATCGATACAGCAACACACAACCGATGTCGGATGAAACTTACTATAACACCAGCCATCCAGTTCCAAACTGTTGTTACTGCACTTATAACCAAGTAAATCAAGAAGTTCAGCGCTGCAATATCCATGGATGCCAGTGCATTTACTGCAATCAAACTGTGCCTCCTGCCCACGGTAACTACTACCAACCGCAGCATGTCGATCAGAATGCCAGAAACTATTCTCGATCAGCTCCACCAGACGCTCCATATGATGAAACGGTTTACCTGAATGACTACGGACGATCTATGTATCCGGAGCAACAGCATGTGTACTGCATCAATGCAGAGAATGTGCCCACAGATGTGTGGGCACAGACGCAGTCTCCAGATGCCTCTAATAACCCATCCCAGATGCCCATGGCTCCGCTCTCAAAGTCTTGGAATCAGGAAACGGCAACTCGGCCGCTTCAGCCAGCCAAAAAAGGCAGTGGCACAGCACCGCCACCTCAGGATCCAGTGAAGACATATTCTTCAAGAGCCAGTGCATTAGAAAAGCATGAGCAGTCTGGACAGAATCTTATCCCAGCTGAGCAAACTAAATCGATGCCAGAGGAATTTCAATCAAGGATCGTGCAAAAACCGAATGATCAAGGAGAACGATCTAACGTAGGAAGAAGATCCTACGGATCCGGAAATGCAAATTACAACCAAAGAAGGATTCAAAATGAGGAACGATCTAGCAGGGACGGTCCAGATCTTCCTGACCAAAAGAAATATGTATGTGAAGATGATAATTGCCCAGTTAATAAACGCCGTCAAAACGAGAAGCGTCCTTCAGAAAGGCGATCTCGCAACGATGATAAAGTTCGTAGTAACCGTAATTCCAATTATGAAGATGCACCTCCCCCACGACGAAGCAAAGGTAATGCCGATGACgcaaaaaatcaaaaagttTTCCAACTTCAAACAGATGACTCCCAGTTAATGGCGTGTCCTGCGTATGATCGTCGTAATCCCAAGGAATGTCCCCATTTAAAATGTCCAAGTCCAAGACACCAAGAAGAAAGAACAGCTCGGAACTCAAGAAATCGCAACTCCGAGGAGAATAATGAACCAACCTCAAAGTCTAGGAGGAGCAGTCCTTTAAGAAATGCTTACGATGAAGAAGAGCAGCAGGGTCCCAGGGAAAGATCCAGTAGTCATGGCCGGGAGGATAATTTTAGGACAAAGAGAAAATCAAATGAAGAAACTAAAAGATCGAAAAGAAGATCCGATGAAACCTGCAATGACGAAACGTGTCAATTTGGGGCCTTTTCTTCtaggcaaaataaaaaccgatCCGAACGTCGAACAGGAAATAGTGGGGAAAGGGAGTACTCAAGACACGGCAATGGAACGAATCCTCGTTCCAAAAGAAGAGATAATGAAGATCCGTGCAATGATGACACTTGTCCATATGCCGATTCCTTGGAAATTAATATGGCCAGGACGAGAAAACATAGCGATCGATCTTATTCTAAAGAGAATGACGAGGACGGAAAAATGGCAAGGAGATATAGGAGTGAATCCTCATCAAGAAGGCAGGAAAACGATGATTATGAAGATTCCGCAAAAAGCTATAGAAGAGAAAGCGATAAATATAGGAAACCAAGAAGAGAAGCGCCGGCTGAAAATGGAGATCCTGATTATGATTCAGATTACAAGGAATATGGACAGAGAAGATATAGAAATCGCTATAGTGATAATCAACCTGAATATCGTACTTCTATAGAAAAGCGAAACAAGTATTCCACACGAGAGGACAGAAACTCAGCTCCTAGATATGCTGAAAGACCTCGTGAAGATCACCGAACTGAAtacaaaaacagaaaccatGAAAATACTTTAGACGATTGTTATTGTGACGATTTTGAATCTGATGAATATGATGCCAATAATCCATATGATGCCCATCCTAGAAGGGAGAACGGTAATCGAAACCGAAATGCACCAATGGAGTACAATAGAGAAGAATCTTCTAGAAGACCCAAACGGCCCTCGAAGTATGATAACTCGGAGAGCGAGGATATGCCTTACATTAAGTCAAATGGCAAAAATACTAATCGGAATCGTAATACAGACAATGTCACCCAGAAAAGGAATCCATCCTATTCCAGAGAAACTGATCCGTACAATTCAGAGGATGACTGCTTCTGCAGTGATGAGCAAATCTCCCACGCAACACAAAATAGGAGCTCTCGGTCGAGTAGAAATGATCCCAGGTCATCTGGTCCTGCCAAAAATGGAAAGCAAGATAGATCCAGAAGATCCGAAACTATCGAATCCCAAAGAAATGAAGCAAGGGATAGTGACAGGGCCCCGGAATCTCGTCCTTCGAATAGGgatatacaaaaaataaaaaatcctAATAATGCATACAATATagacattaaaaataaaacgcacGACGTAGGTGAATATTCCAAGAACGACAACAGGGACACCAATCATAAAGGTATCGTGAGCCCAGTCTCTGACGATGATTGTATTTGCGACTTGGAAAGTGATCCAAAAGATCCCAAGTCAACCGTGCCGGAGAAACGAAATCAGGCTGGCAGTATATGCATAAATCTAAGCACATCAGTGGAAGACAATGGACATAAGACGGAGTCATTTGGAAAAGCCAAGAAAACTGCAGAACCAACGGTTATGGTACCCAAATCATTAGATGCCTCCAACAGATTGAGGGAACAAAAGGAGGGCAAGACCAGGCTAGTATCCACCAGTGAAAATCAGTCGTCCTCCGCCAAGAAGAATCTCCGCGCCAAAACTGGAATATCCCCCAGAGTGCAATCGAGATCCGCCAGCCCAGTTCGCCAAGCAGGAGCTCCGAAGATCCAGCCAGAGCCGATCAAGAGACGAGCGACGACTAGAAGTCCTGTCCAGAACACCGCCAAGAGAACCATGGAAACTCATGCAGCTGCCAACA GATGA
- the LOC117136671 gene encoding protein lin-32: MSYYYSSASEEDGSSQYLGSPNYNLTQLPVSGQDYGQGAFLSPEWQFLDAAGGTQTELGPIMEVQGQHTQPQTKRRSNSSTGSDGRKSSPEQTNLSPTVQKRRRQAANARERKRMNGLNAAFERLREVVPAPSIDQKLSKFETLQMAQSYILALCDLLNNGDVEVDAAAYTIFGDSDSGFGLSGGSLS, translated from the coding sequence ATGAGCTACTACTACTCGTCTGCCTCCGAGGAGGATGGCAGTTCCCAGTACCTGGGCAGTCCCAACTACAACTTGACCCAGCTGCCAGTTTCTGGCCAGGATTACGGACAGGGTGCTTTCTTATCGCCGGAATGGCAATTCCTGGATGCCGCAGGCGGAACTCAAACGGAACTAGGACCCATCATGGAGGTGCAAGGACAGCACACCCAGCCGCAGACCAAACGGCGGAGTAACAGCTCCACAGGATCGGACGGAAGGAAGAGCAGTCCAGAGCAGACCAATCTCAGTCCCACGGTCCAGAAGAGAAGACGACAGGCCGCCAATGCACGGGAAAGGAAGCGGATGAACGGATTGAATGCGGCTTTCGAGCGGCTAAGGGAAGTGGTGCCCGCTCCGTCCATCGACCAGAAGTTGTCCAAGTTCGAGACTCTCCAGATGGCCCAGTCCTACATCCTGGCACTGTGCGATCTCCTCAACAACGGGGACGTGGAGGTGGATGCCGCTGCATACACCATCTTCGGCGACAGCGATAGTGGATTTGGATTAAGCGGAGGATCCTTGTCATAG